From a region of the Zingiber officinale cultivar Zhangliang chromosome 10B, Zo_v1.1, whole genome shotgun sequence genome:
- the LOC122028594 gene encoding homeobox-leucine zipper protein HOX4-like — protein MKRPIADAASFMAICSIEENNGTYLEDEDEAAATGAEVGLGEKKRRLSVEQVRALEKSFEVENKLESERKLSLAEELGLQPRQVAVWFQNRRARSKTKQLERDYAALSAGYDALRLDYDALSRDKEALVAQIEEMKAKLGREESASFVSSGPVASKAAAVAAASEEDPAPELIYKDAGSSDSSVSSDVLNGANSPAGHPNPLPADSNSPARLGDAATPSAPISAPQLPIKGQGFPRQTLKPEEEFLDREDAFSSIFSDEQPPTLNWYFFDHWNCK, from the exons ATGAAGAGGCCCATTGCAGACGCAGCTTCATTCATGGCGATTTGCTCAATTG AGGAGAACAATGGCACATACTTGGAAGACGAGGACGAGGCAGCGGCGACGGGGGCGGAGGTAGGGTTGGGGGAGAAGAAGCGGCGGCTGAGCGTGGAGCAGGTGCGGGCGCTGGAGAAGAGCTTCGAGGTGGAGAACAAGCtggagtcggagcggaagctgAGTCTGGCCGAGGAGCTCGGCCTCCAGCCGCGGCAGGTGGCGGTGTGGTTCCAGAACCGCCGCGCGCGGTCGAAGACCAAGCAGCTGGAGCGGGACTACGCCGCCCTCAGCGCTGGCTACGACGCGCTCCGCCTCGACTACGACGCGCTCAGCCGCGACAAGGAGGCGCTCGTCGCCCAG ATCGAAGAGATGAAGGCCAAATTGGGCAGGGAGGAGAGCGCGAGCTTCGTCTCGTCGGGACCGGTGGCCTCCAAGGCGGCGGCGGTGGCGGCTGCATCGGAGGAAGACCCCGCACCGGAACTCATCTACAAGGATGCCGGATCGTCGGACAGCAGCGTCTCCAGCGACGTGCTCAACGGCGCGAACAGCCCCGCGGGGCATCCGAATCCGCTGCCGGCAGACTCGAACTCCCCCGCCAGGCTCGGCGACGCCGCCACCCCCTCCGCACCAATTTCTGCACCGCAATTGCCTATCAAGGGTCAAGGATTCCCACGCCAGACGCTAAAGCCGGAGGAGGAATTCCTCGACCGGGAGGACGCATTCAGCAGCATCTTCTCCGACGAGCAGCCGCCCACTCTCAACTGGTACTTCTTCGATCACTGGAACTGCAAGTAG